Below is a genomic region from Mesorhizobium sp. NZP2298.
CGAAACCGGTTCCCATTTCGGGATCACGCTCTGACCTCCCCGAGCGCTCCCTCCAGCGCTCTCTTCGGCTCCCGCCGCGCAGTCGGCCGGGAGCCTCTTTTTTTACCCTTTCGCCGCCGCCTGCTCGGCAATCGTTGAAAGCACGCTGCGCACGTCCAGCGTGCTGAACGGCTTTTCCAGGATCTGCGGCCGCTGCTGCGCCGGCAAGGCCTCGATTTCCGCCTTGGCGCCGATCAGATCGCCGGTGACCAGCACGAAACGTCGTGCGAGGTCAGGCCTCTCGGCAAGCAGTTCGCGGTAGATCGCAATGCCTGATGTGCCGGGCATGCGCAGGTCCGAAAAGACGATGTCCGGCGGCATATGGCCGCTCAAGGTGGCGGTGCCCGATACCCAGACAGGCGCGATCCGCGACTTGATGCCCATCAGTTCGAGAATGTCCGACAGCGAGCCGGCGACATCAGGTTCGTCGTCGATGATCAAGGCATGGCGCAGGCCGCTCGAGCGTGGCTGCGTCTCGCCGGCGGCGGCGATGCCCGTCGAGATGGCCGGTAGATGGACGACGAAACGCGCGCCTCTGGGCACAACTTCCTCGAACCAGACATTGCCATTGTGCCGTTCGATGATCGATTTCGAGATCGACAGGCCAATGCCGGTGCCCACGCCGACGGGCTTGGTGGTGAAATAGGATTCGAAGATGCGGTTGCGGATCGCCTCGGGAATGCCGGGCCCGTTGTCCTCGACCGAAAAGCCGGGATTGCCGCGATCGGTACGGAATGTCCGCACCTTGATCAGCCGGTCGCCGGCAATGCCGGCAAGCGCATGCTGGCTGTTGATCAAGAAGTTGGCGGCCACCTGCGTCACGTGGTCGGCGTCCGCCATGGCCAGCAGCGGGCCGGGCGCGAAATCGGTATCGATGATGATGCCGCTCGAGCGGGCGCCATAGGCTGTCACCTCCAGGGCGGCGCGGATCACCTGGTTGAGATCGGTCTCGGTCTGCGCCGCCGGATGCAGGCGCACCATGGAGAGGAAGCTCTTGACGATGCGGCCGCAGCGCTCGGCGGCGGCGCGGACCTTCTCGGCACGGACCTTGGTCTGTGGATCGGTGGCGAATTCATGCAGCAGTGTCGATTGCGCGACCACCACGGCCAGTGGGTTGTTCAGCTCGTGCGAAACACCCGCGAGCAGCGAGCCCATCGCCGCCATCTTCTCGTTCTGGTGCAGTTTCTCGCGCTGCCGGTTGATCTCTTCCTCGGCGCGTAGCCGGTCGCGCAAATCGCGGATCGAGCCGAAGATCAGGCGGCGGTCGGCCACCCGCATCTCGGTCGCCGTCAGTTCGATCGGAAACACCTCGCCCGCGGCATTCTGCGTCACGGTCTCGAGCCGCTGGCCAACCATGGGGGCGCCGCGGCCCGACATGTAATCGGCGCCCGAGGAATAGCCCTTGCGGTAGTATACGGGCACGACGGTGTCGAGCAGGTCCTTGCCGAGGATGTCGCTGCGCCGGAAGCCGAACATCTTTTCGGCGGCAGGATTGAATTCGATGATCGATCCGGCCTCGTCGATGACGATGATGGCGTCGAGCGAGGCCTGTAGCATGGTTCGCCGGATGACTTCGCTGGCATGGGCGTCGGAGGGCGAGTGTTCGATGGCGTCGCCGATGGCGAGCGCGATGATGTGCAGCGTCGCCTCTTCCTCATCGGTCCACTCGCGCTCGCCGACGCAGTCATTGACGGCCAGCGTGCCCCACAGATGACCATGCGCGAAGACCGACACCGACAGGAACGACTTGATGCTCTGCTTTTCGAAATCGGTTCTCAGGAAGCCTTCGAGATTGCGCGTGTGCCCGGCGAAGATCTTGCCTTGCCGTTCGTCCTCGGCTACCCGCTCCAACAGCGGATCGGAGTTGACGATCGACTGCATGATGACGGTCGGCGAGGCCAGTTCTCCACCGAAGTCGGGGTCGATCCAATAGGCGGACACCGACTGGGCAAAACCCTGTCCAGGCAGCTCACGCAAGCGGAACAGGATGCCGCGCTGGCATTCGATGGCCCGGCACAGCGTTTCCAATATCCCGACCATTTCGCGCTGCCAGTCGCCGGCCTCGCGTAGCCGACGAACGACGCGCACGGCCGCCATCGCCGCGCCCTGCCTGAATCCCTGCATATCCGTGCTTGTTGCTTCGCCCGTCATTGTCAGCCGTTATTCCAAGGTCATTGCCAATTCGATCGGCCCAAATTCGATCGGCGAGCAACGGCTGCGAACCTGAACCCTGTGGGCCTGACGCTCAGTTGCCGTCGCCGGTCGGCAGCGAGAAGATATAGCCTTCGCCGCGCACCGTGCGCAGGAATTTCGGGTTGGCCGGGTCCATCTCGATCTTCTTCCTCAGGCGCATGATGCGGATGTCGACGGCGCGCGACGATTCCGGATCCTCGGTGAAGCCGATGGCCTCCGAGATCGCGGCGCGCGTCAGCAGCCGGTTGGCGCGGGTCAGAAAGACCTCCAGCACGTCGAATTCGCTCTTGGCCATGTCGATCACGGCGCCATTGGCACCGGTGACCAGCCTGCCGTCGAGATCGGCCTGGAACGGGCCGAAGGCGACCGAGCGGCGATCTGTCTTCGCTTTCCTGTCGAGCAGCTCGGTCGGCTGCGGAACGCGGCGCAGCACGCTGCGGACCCTCGCCAGCACTTCGCGCAATTCGTATGGCTTGACGATGTAGTCGTCGGCGCCGAGTTCCAGCCCGACGATGCGGTCGAGCGCGGTGCCGGCGGCGGTCGCGTAGATGATGCCGATCGGCATTTTCGAGCGCAGCCAGCGGCCAAGCGACAGCCCATCCTCGCCCGGCATGGCGATGTCGAGGATGGCCAGATGGAAGGGTTGCGTCTCGATCAGGCTGCGCGCGGCGGCCGCGGTTTCCGCGGTCGCCACGTCATAGCCGGCGGCGCCGAGATATTCGGCAACCGCGTCCCTCAGGTCGGGCTCGTCCTCGACGATAACAATTCTTGCCCGCACGATGCACTCGCTCCCACTTTCAGTGGAAAGTAGATTGGGTATAAACATCATGTCCAGCACTCA
It encodes:
- a CDS encoding ATP-binding protein translates to MTGEATSTDMQGFRQGAAMAAVRVVRRLREAGDWQREMVGILETLCRAIECQRGILFRLRELPGQGFAQSVSAYWIDPDFGGELASPTVIMQSIVNSDPLLERVAEDERQGKIFAGHTRNLEGFLRTDFEKQSIKSFLSVSVFAHGHLWGTLAVNDCVGEREWTDEEEATLHIIALAIGDAIEHSPSDAHASEVIRRTMLQASLDAIIVIDEAGSIIEFNPAAEKMFGFRRSDILGKDLLDTVVPVYYRKGYSSGADYMSGRGAPMVGQRLETVTQNAAGEVFPIELTATEMRVADRRLIFGSIRDLRDRLRAEEEINRQREKLHQNEKMAAMGSLLAGVSHELNNPLAVVVAQSTLLHEFATDPQTKVRAEKVRAAAERCGRIVKSFLSMVRLHPAAQTETDLNQVIRAALEVTAYGARSSGIIIDTDFAPGPLLAMADADHVTQVAANFLINSQHALAGIAGDRLIKVRTFRTDRGNPGFSVEDNGPGIPEAIRNRIFESYFTTKPVGVGTGIGLSISKSIIERHNGNVWFEEVVPRGARFVVHLPAISTGIAAAGETQPRSSGLRHALIIDDEPDVAGSLSDILELMGIKSRIAPVWVSGTATLSGHMPPDIVFSDLRMPGTSGIAIYRELLAERPDLARRFVLVTGDLIGAKAEIEALPAQQRPQILEKPFSTLDVRSVLSTIAEQAAAKG
- a CDS encoding response regulator, translated to MFIPNLLSTESGSECIVRARIVIVEDEPDLRDAVAEYLGAAGYDVATAETAAAARSLIETQPFHLAILDIAMPGEDGLSLGRWLRSKMPIGIIYATAAGTALDRIVGLELGADDYIVKPYELREVLARVRSVLRRVPQPTELLDRKAKTDRRSVAFGPFQADLDGRLVTGANGAVIDMAKSEFDVLEVFLTRANRLLTRAAISEAIGFTEDPESSRAVDIRIMRLRKKIEMDPANPKFLRTVRGEGYIFSLPTGDGN